A single window of Salvelinus sp. IW2-2015 unplaced genomic scaffold, ASM291031v2 Un_scaffold2505, whole genome shotgun sequence DNA harbors:
- the LOC112074127 gene encoding uncharacterized protein isoform X1 — MFCAALAVPEFNLFRICIVIESFCSCFLFLQVVGLLCCLAFLVRSAHIPERSMDARSLVEKILVNIPVVHGSSVKITGLTLDPSSQSRNIPYQSMVTSLGIPAAPELKTGCRPLNQIDFTLEVCLSSMSAGLQLYQDVLGVLKERVTTEKVTGLLADIRDLLAQVNKMQEPGQMSSVAQYEASGLASRLPGDYEVQVATHFILLQLRDFTQNLKRSLRNVEHLTSRPGQSS, encoded by the exons ATGTTCTGCGCGGCACTGGCTGTACCAGAGTTCAACTTGTTCAGAATCTGTATCGTCATAGAGTCGTTCTGCAGCTGTTTTTTATTTCTCCAAGTTGTAGGTCTGCTCTGCTGTTTAGCTTTTCTGGTCCGGTCCGCACACATTCCAGAGAGGTCAATGGACGCAAGGAGTTTGGTCGAAAAAATATTAGTCAACATCCCTGTGGTTCACGGGTCCAGTGTTAAAATCACG gGCCTGACCCTTGACCCGTCCAGCCAGTCTAGGAACATACCGTACCAGTCCATGGTGACCTCCCTGGGCATCCCCGCAGCACCAGAACTAAAGACTGGCTGCAGACCCCTAAACCAAATCGACTTCACcctg GAGGTGTGTCTGAGCAGTATGTCTGCGGGGCTGCAGCTGTATCAGGATGTGCTGGGTGTGCTGAAGGAGCGTGTGACCACTGAAAAGGTGACAGGACTCCTGGCTGACATCAGAGACCTGCTGGCCCAGGTCAACAAG ATGCAGGAGCCGGGCCAGATGAGCAGTGTGGCCCAGTATGAGGCCTCGGGACTGGCCTCACGCCTCCCAGGGGACTACGAGGTTCAGGTTGCCACTCACTTTATCCTGTTGCAGCTCCGTGACTTCACACAGAACCTGAAACGCAGCCTGCGCAACGTCGAACACCTGACTTCCAGGCCAGGACAGAGCAGCTGA
- the LOC112074127 gene encoding uncharacterized protein isoform X3 → MFCAALAVPEFNLFRICIVIESFCSCFLFLQVVGLLCCLAFLVRSAHIPERSMDARSLVEKILVNIPVVHGSSVKITEVCLSSMSAGLQLYQDVLGVLKERVTTEKVTGLLADIRDLLAQVNKMQEPGQMSSVAQYEASGLASRLPGDYEVQVATHFILLQLRDFTQNLKRSLRNVEHLTSRPGQSS, encoded by the exons ATGTTCTGCGCGGCACTGGCTGTACCAGAGTTCAACTTGTTCAGAATCTGTATCGTCATAGAGTCGTTCTGCAGCTGTTTTTTATTTCTCCAAGTTGTAGGTCTGCTCTGCTGTTTAGCTTTTCTGGTCCGGTCCGCACACATTCCAGAGAGGTCAATGGACGCAAGGAGTTTGGTCGAAAAAATATTAGTCAACATCCCTGTGGTTCACGGGTCCAGTGTTAAAATCACG GAGGTGTGTCTGAGCAGTATGTCTGCGGGGCTGCAGCTGTATCAGGATGTGCTGGGTGTGCTGAAGGAGCGTGTGACCACTGAAAAGGTGACAGGACTCCTGGCTGACATCAGAGACCTGCTGGCCCAGGTCAACAAG ATGCAGGAGCCGGGCCAGATGAGCAGTGTGGCCCAGTATGAGGCCTCGGGACTGGCCTCACGCCTCCCAGGGGACTACGAGGTTCAGGTTGCCACTCACTTTATCCTGTTGCAGCTCCGTGACTTCACACAGAACCTGAAACGCAGCCTGCGCAACGTCGAACACCTGACTTCCAGGCCAGGACAGAGCAGCTGA
- the LOC112074128 gene encoding 26S proteasome non-ATPase regulatory subunit 3: MKETAAKRREKTKDSKAEKQKDAGPEPQDVEMPEEDSATAEKKPKELDTLTLEDIKEHVKQIEKAVSGKEPRFVLRALRALPSTSRRLNPNVLHKAVSGFYTSNAAGKEFLLSFLEEPMDTEGDVQFRPRIGKAAATPLIPEAEAYLQLLLLVYLTNNKRYTEAQKVSDELLQKIGPQNRRALDLVAAKCYYYHSRVYEFLNQLDTVRSFLHTRLRTATLRHDADGQATLLNLLLRNYLQYNLYDQAEKLVSKSVFPELANNNEWARYLYYTGRIKAIQLEYTEARRTLTNALRKAPQHTAVGFKQTVHKLLIVVELLLGEIPDRLQFRQAPLKRSLAPYFLLTQAVRTGNLAKFNQALDQFGEKFQADGTYTLIIRLRHNVIKTGVRMISLSYSRISLADIAQKLQLDSPEDAEFIVAKAIRDGVIEASINHEKGYVQSKETMDIYGTREPQLAFHQRISFCLDIHNMSVKAMRFPPKAYNKDLESAEERREREQQDLEFAKEMAEDDDDSFP; the protein is encoded by the exons ATGAAAGAGACAGCAGCCAAGAGACGCGAGAAAACCAAGGACTCCAAGGCTGAGAAACAGAAGGATGCGGGCCCCGAGCCGCAGGATGTGGAGATGCCGGAGGAGGACTCTGCTACTGCAGAAAAGAAACCCAAGGAACTTGATACCCTCACACTTGAAG ACATCAAGGAGCATGTGAAGCAGATAGAGAAGGCTGTGTCGGGCAAGGAGCCTCGCTTTGTGCTGAGGGCCCTGCGCGCCCTGCCCTCCACCAGCCGCCGCCTCAACCCCAACGTGCTACACAAGGCTGTGTCTGGCTTCTACACCTCCAACGCCGCTGGCAAAGAGTTCCTACTCAGCTTCCTAGAGGAG CCCATGGACACAGAGGGAGATGTCCAGTTCAGGCCCCGTATAGGGAAGGCAGCTGCCACCCCCCTGATCCCTGAGGCGGAGGCCTACCTGCAGCTGCTCCTGCTGGTTTACCTCACCAACAACAAACGCTACACAGAG gcCCAGAAGGTGTCAGATGAGCTCTTGCAGAAGATCGGACCTCAGAACCGGCGTGCTCTGGACTTGGTGGCTGCTAAGTGTTACTACTACCACTCCCGCGTCTACGAGTTCCTCAACCAGCTGGACACTGTGCGTAG TTTCCTGCACACGCGCCTGAGGACGGCCACCTTGCGGCACGACGCCGACGGCCAGGCCACGCTTCTCAACCTGCTGCTGAGGAACTACCTGCAGTACAACCTGTATGACCAGGCTGAGAAGCTGGTGTCCAAGTCAGTCTTCCCTGAGCTGGCCAACAACAACGAGTGGGCCCGCTACCTCTACTACACAG GTCGTATCAAGGCCATCCAGCTGGAGTACACAGAGGCCAGGAGGACCCTGACCAACGCCCTGAGGAAGGCCCCCCAACACACAGCTGTGGGCTTCAAACAGACA GTTCACAAGTTGCTGATTGTGGTGGAGCTGTTACTTGGGGAGATACCAGACAGGCTGCAGTTCCGCCAGGCTCCCCTGAAGAGATCACTAGCGCCCTACTTCCTGCTCACCCAGG CTGTCAGGACGGGTAACCTGGCCAAGTTCAACCAGGCCCTGGATCAGTTTGGAGAGAAGTTCCAGGCAGACGGCACCTACACCTTGATCATCCGCCTGCGACACAATGTCATCAAGACGG GTGTGCGTATGATCAGCCTGTCCTACTCTCGTATATCCCTGGCAGACATCGCTCAGAAGCTGCAGCTGGACAGTCCAGAGGATGCTGAGTTCATAGTGGCCAAG gCTATCCGTGATGGAGTGATCGAAGCCAGCATCAACCATGAGAAGGGCTATGTTCAGTCTAAAGAGACCATGGACATCTACGGTACCAGGGAGCCCCAGCTGGCCTTCCACCAGAGGATCTCCTTCTGCCTGGACATACACAACATGTCTGTCAAGGCCATGAGGTTTCCACCCAAGGCTTACAACAAGGACCTAGAATCAGCAGAG GAGCGCAGAGAGCGGGAGCAGCAGGACCTGGAGTTCGCCAAGGAGATGGCGGAAGATGACGATGACAGTTTCCCATGA
- the LOC112074127 gene encoding uncharacterized protein isoform X2, whose amino-acid sequence MNTLKIVGLLCCLAFLVRSAHIPERSMDARSLVEKILVNIPVVHGSSVKITGLTLDPSSQSRNIPYQSMVTSLGIPAAPELKTGCRPLNQIDFTLEVCLSSMSAGLQLYQDVLGVLKERVTTEKVTGLLADIRDLLAQVNKMQEPGQMSSVAQYEASGLASRLPGDYEVQVATHFILLQLRDFTQNLKRSLRNVEHLTSRPGQSS is encoded by the exons ATGAACACTCTCAAAA TTGTAGGTCTGCTCTGCTGTTTAGCTTTTCTGGTCCGGTCCGCACACATTCCAGAGAGGTCAATGGACGCAAGGAGTTTGGTCGAAAAAATATTAGTCAACATCCCTGTGGTTCACGGGTCCAGTGTTAAAATCACG gGCCTGACCCTTGACCCGTCCAGCCAGTCTAGGAACATACCGTACCAGTCCATGGTGACCTCCCTGGGCATCCCCGCAGCACCAGAACTAAAGACTGGCTGCAGACCCCTAAACCAAATCGACTTCACcctg GAGGTGTGTCTGAGCAGTATGTCTGCGGGGCTGCAGCTGTATCAGGATGTGCTGGGTGTGCTGAAGGAGCGTGTGACCACTGAAAAGGTGACAGGACTCCTGGCTGACATCAGAGACCTGCTGGCCCAGGTCAACAAG ATGCAGGAGCCGGGCCAGATGAGCAGTGTGGCCCAGTATGAGGCCTCGGGACTGGCCTCACGCCTCCCAGGGGACTACGAGGTTCAGGTTGCCACTCACTTTATCCTGTTGCAGCTCCGTGACTTCACACAGAACCTGAAACGCAGCCTGCGCAACGTCGAACACCTGACTTCCAGGCCAGGACAGAGCAGCTGA